The following are from one region of the Dreissena polymorpha isolate Duluth1 chromosome 2, UMN_Dpol_1.0, whole genome shotgun sequence genome:
- the LOC127866951 gene encoding uncharacterized protein LOC127866951 translates to MDNTCDIELGNANTIDEKFEGISAHSPDKLDIALMLLSRLAQLLSTAFQEAGQTPWSWLAKVDHGAIHSSLESFANDLGVCLEDLINFPQPPSLLRFCVPVKEARGVPVGYEAYQTSGSSNCCLYQAISIHLCGDERLQHQLRLCSALYTLENMSLYIQEFEDYRARGVMARQSLRGYSKCSIAMEWSLMNTRGRPAHPGGTSCV, encoded by the exons AATGCAAACACTATTGACGAGAAATTTGAAGGCATTTCGGCACATTCCCCTGACAAGCTG GATATAGCCTTGATGCTCTTGTCACGTTTGGCCCAGCTTCTGAGTACAGCATTCCAGGAAGCAGGCCAAACCCCATGGTCCTGGCTTGCCAAGGTTGACCATGGTGCTATACACAGCAGTCTTGAATCTTTTGCAAATGATCTGGGAGTCTGTCTTGAAGATCTGATCAATTTTCCACAGCCACCTTCTCTGCTGCGGTTTTGTGTGCCTGTTAAGGAAGCCAG AGGTGTCCCAGTCGGCTATGAGGCGTACCAAACCAGTGGTTCCAGCAATTGTTGCCTCTATCAGGCCATCAGCATCCACCTGTGTGGGGACGAGAGGCTCCAGCATCAACTGCGACTCTGCAGTGCCTTATACACCTTAGAGAACATGAGCTTGTACATTCAGGAG TTTGAGGACTATCGCGCCAGAGGGGTGATGGCGAGGCAATCGCTGCGAGGCTACAGCAAGTGTTCAATTGCTATGGAGTGGAGCTTGATGAACACCAGAGGGAGGCCAGCCCATCCTGGAGGGACCAGCTGCGTGTGA